A window of the Eleutherodactylus coqui strain aEleCoq1 chromosome 8, aEleCoq1.hap1, whole genome shotgun sequence genome harbors these coding sequences:
- the SCNN1G gene encoding amiloride-sensitive sodium channel subunit gamma: MSNGPKKKLTQKLRKNLPVTGPQAPTLYELMQWYCLTTNTHGCRRIVVSKGRLRRWIWIALTLCAVALVFWQCALLLMSYYTVSVSITVNFQKLTFPAVTICNMNPYKYSAIKPYLSRLEKDAVKILRDIYGFSEPPSRRRRDVEEPQENHTKEVDYINKIKLFQVKNIRGNDMDVEEIHTRRRSRMNARVVNRNSEVSTGNIVGYKLCDPNNSTDCTIFTFSSAINAIQEWYRLHYINILAKIPMEEKIQLGYPADELLINCVFDGKPCDARNFTLFYHPLYGNCYTFNDAKRGQLLESSMGGAEAGLKLIMYIDEEEYNPYLSTAAGAKILVHDQNDYPFIEESGTELETATETSIGMQLTESSKLSSPYSDCTIDGSDVPFKNLYGKKYTFQICLYSCFQMEMVKTCGCAHYDQPLPKGAQYCNYDEFPSWIYCYFKLHKRFVQEELGCQSMCRESCSFKEWVFTRSEAKWPSLNSEEWILRVLSWELGSKLDKKLEKNDIANLGIFYQDLNLRTIAESPASSLSNLLANFGGQLGLWLSCSMVCVLEIVEIFLIDSFWVVLRQKWHKFTKWWKSRKSQDNVEDPETIPGHDNPCLTEEDPPTFNTALQLPHADHCQVPRTPPPLYKSLAIQSNFTEHPTNYDEEIEEM; the protein is encoded by the exons ATGTCTAACGGTCCTAAGAAGAAACTTACTCAGAAGCTGAGGAAGAACCTTCCTGTGACAGGTCCCCAAGCTCCAACCTTGTATGAGTTGATGCAATGGTACTGCCTGACCACCAACACTCATGGCTGCCGGAGGATAGTGGTGTCCAAGGGTCGTCTACGTAGATGGATCTGGATTGCTCTGACATTGTGTGCAGTGGCTCTGGTCTTCTGGCAGTGCGCCTTATTGCTTATGTCCTATTACACCGTGAGTGTGTCCATCACTGTGAACTTCCAGAAGTTGACCTTTCCAGCTGTCACCATCTGCAACATGAACCCATACAA GTATAGCGCAATCAAACCGTACCTGAGCAGACTGGAAAAGGATGCTGTAAAAATTCTCCGAGACATATACGGATTTTCAGAACCCCCAAGTCGCAGACGCAGAGATGTGGAAGAACCACAAGAAAACCACACGAAGGAGGTTGATTACATCAACAAGATTAAATTGTTTCAAGTAAAAAACATTCGTGGCAACGACATGGATGTCGAGGAGATCCACACGCGGAGAAGGAGCAGAATGAACGCCAGAGTGGTCAACAGGAATTCGGAAGTCTCTACTGGGAACATTGTGGGCTACAAGCTG tGCGACCCGAACAACAGCACCGACTGCACAATATTTACTTTTAGTTCAGCCATCAATGCCATCCAGGAGTGGTACCGGCTACATTATATTAACATCCTGGCAAAAATACCTATGGAGGAGAAGATTCAGTTGGGTTATCCGGCCGATGAATTATTGATTAACTGCGTTTTTGACGGCAAGCCCTGTGACGCTAG GAACTTTACCCTATTCTACCATCCACTTTATGGCAACTGCTACACCTTCAATGATGCCAAACGGGGACAATTGTTGGAGTCTTCTATGGGTGGCGCTGAGGCTG GGCTGAAATTGATCATGTACATTGATGAAGAGGAGTACAACCCTTACTTGTCTACAGCAGCAGGCGCCAAGATATTAGTGCATGATCAAAATGATTATCCATTCATTGAAGAATCGGGGACAGAACTTGAGACTGCTACAGAAACTTCTATTGGGATGCAACTG ACTGAGTCTTCAAAGTTGAGCAGCCCATACAGTGACTGCACCATCGATGGAAGTGACGTCCCCTTCAAAAACTTGTATGGGAAGAAATATACCTTTCAG ATCTGTCTATACTCATGTTTCCAAATGGAGATGGTGAAAACCTGTGGATGTGCCCACTATGACCAGCCATTGCCCAAAGGAGCACAATACTGCAATTATGATGAGTTCCCCAGTTGGA TTTATTGTtactttaagctgcataaaagatTTGTCCAGGAAGAGCTGGGATGTCAGAGTATGTGCCGCGAGTCCTGCAG TTTTAAAGAATGGGTATTTACAAGAAGTGAAGCTAAATGGCCCTCATTAAACTCTGAG GAGTGGATTCTGCGAGTTTTGTCTTGGGAGCTGGGAAGCAAACTAGACAAAAAGTTGGAAAA AAATGATATAGCAAATCTGGGAATCTTCTACCAAGACTTGAACCTCAGAACTATTGCTGAAAGTCCTGCCTCCAGT CTTTCAAATCTTCTTGCAAACTTTGGAGGTCAACTAGGTCTTTGGTTAAGCTGTTCTATGGTCTGCGTGCTTGAGATTGTAGAGATATTCCTCATTGACTCTTTTTGGGTGGTCTTACGTCAGAAGTGGCATAAGTTTACGAAATGGTGGAAAAGTCGTAAATCACAAGATAATGTGGAGGACCCTGAAACTATACCTGGTCATGACAACCCTTGCCTAACAGAAGAAGATCCACCAACATTTAACACAGCTCTTCAGCTGCCTCACGCGGACCACTGCCAAGTACCAAGAACTCCTCCTCCCTTGTACAAGTCTCTTGCAATACAGTCGAATTTCACTGAGCATCCTACGAACTATGATGAGGAAATAGAAGAAATGTAA